ATTACAACACCAAGAGTCTTGATCAAAGACGTAATTTTCTTTGACTCAATTGCAGTGCTAGGAGCGTACTTTGCCTTGATATCAGTAACGAGTTCGCGGGTTTTGGCTACCGTCAAATCCTGCGAAAGAACCATTTGAGTCGCCTTAATCCGTTCTTTGGCGGCTATCTTCTCGTTGGTTTTGAGTACTTTTGCTGACAAGGTTGCCAGAATTAGGGCATGAGCCCCTTTTAATCCTCTTTTGCGAACCGCCTCCTTAAGATCGTCAGCCAAGGACAGCATTGGGAGAAGCTGCGTCTTTACAGAAGCAGGATTCAAGCCCATGTGCAAAATAGACAGCAACAATTTGAGCGCAAGATCATCTGTCACCTCCAAAGATTGCAACTTAGCAGCTTGGGCTTCCGAAGAAGCATCTACCAATTTACCTAGTTCTTTAATTTGTCCAGAACGTTCCATTGCTCGGAGACAAGTATTCAACAAAGTAAAGGCTTTAGCTGGATCAAGTTCCGTATCTTGTTTAACCTGCCGGAAGACTGCCTCTGCTTTGTCTAAAGGGTTTAGATCTTCAAAACCTAGAAACGTTTCAAGCGCACTTCGATGCAAATCATCGGGCATTGGGACCAAAACAGCCTTAATTTTTTCCCAACCTAATTTGAACTTTGCTGCCCGCCACCTAACCTCTCCATCAAAGATCAAGTAACGCCCATTTTCTTGGGGAATCAAAATAATCGGAACCGTTTGTCCTTGCTGTGTTAGAAACCGAACCTTTTTCTGAATCTCCGCATCTGTAATCGTTTGACGGGGTTGAGATGGATTTGGATCGATTAGGTCGGTTTCTACTTCCATCTCACCCGTTTGTGAGGTGAGTTGTTCACGCAAACGGGCCAATTCTGTCTCTAAATTAGGAGAATGCTTCGCTCTCAGCTGCTCGACTTCCGCTCGAAGCGTATCAATCTCCTTCTGCTGAGAGTGAGTTTGAACGGCTGATTTAAATTGATCTGCAATTTCAGGAAACTTTCTGGGCATGAGTCTTCTTCAGAATCGTTACCAAATCACGAGTAATTGCCTCAAAATCATCGCAGGCGGGATGCCCTGGACGATATTTATAGAGAGGTAAGCCGTAGGCAGACGTATTGACAAACTCTTTTGAGTATCGAATTGGAGGATAGACCTGGATATCTAATTGAGCCGCAATCTCTGGTAACTGTTCCAGATACTGACGGTGAATTGCTGCATCTTTGTTATAGATGCTAGGTACAATCCCCTGAATTTTGGGTCGGGGCTCTAGTTGGAGTTCATTGGATGCAGTAATACACCATGCCACTAGATCGGCTGCTCCACCAATCGATTTTGGCTCTAGTTGTACTGGGACTAAAACTAAGTCACTCGCACCCAAGGCATTTTCACAAAGCATCCCCAGCGTAGCGGGACAGTCCAGCACAAGCAGATCGCATGCAATGGGGTGACTTTGCAGGCGATCGCGCAAAGTATAGGAGCCTCGCCTTCGAGTTGCCAAGTCACTACTAACCTGGGCAAGATCGATATGGCTTTGACCCACTAAAACTTGCCCATCCCAAGCTGGTTTTAGATTCCACTCGCCTTTGAAATTCTTTGTACCCAGGATCTGAGACATTGAATGTTCAGCTTCAGCAGGAGGCAACCCACAGAAACGGTCTAAAGAATGCTGGGGGTCAAGGTCTAGGAGAGCAACAGAGAATCCTAGACGGCTTACCGCATAAGCCAAGTGGATCGCCAGAGTAGACTTTCCAACCCCTCCGGCATTTGCAAGAATTGAGATAGTCAGCATAAAACGATAGTAAGTGGAAATTTGAGTTTCCACAATTGTCAATATTAGAATATACAAAAATTAGTCACGAAACGTGGAAATTTAAGCTTCTACAGTCAATAAAAACTTACCTGGCTCTTGTATAAACCTGTTATTCCATCAAATTAAGGCAATCTTAGTCGTGATCGATGAGCCCCCTCTAGGCGAAAGTTATCCCCGTGGACAAAACCCTCGATCGCAGAAGAACCTTAATCGGGAGGGAAGGCAACCGCTGCATGGAGAAACGAAAAAGGATCGCTATGTCCGGGCAACCACAGAGGGATGGGAAGGCTTTAAGGAGGTTGCTCAGTCACTTGAAATATCAGCTTCTGAACTGGTCGAGCAAATCGGCAGAGGCGAATTGATTGTGAACCGTAAGCAAGACCTATTAGATTCTCAGGGCGATTAAACTCAGCCGGTTCATTCTTCAAAACCCCATGCTGAT
The sequence above is drawn from the Trichocoleus desertorum ATA4-8-CV12 genome and encodes:
- a CDS encoding ParB N-terminal domain-containing protein: MPRKFPEIADQFKSAVQTHSQQKEIDTLRAEVEQLRAKHSPNLETELARLREQLTSQTGEMEVETDLIDPNPSQPRQTITDAEIQKKVRFLTQQGQTVPIILIPQENGRYLIFDGEVRWRAAKFKLGWEKIKAVLVPMPDDLHRSALETFLGFEDLNPLDKAEAVFRQVKQDTELDPAKAFTLLNTCLRAMERSGQIKELGKLVDASSEAQAAKLQSLEVTDDLALKLLLSILHMGLNPASVKTQLLPMLSLADDLKEAVRKRGLKGAHALILATLSAKVLKTNEKIAAKERIKATQMVLSQDLTVAKTRELVTDIKAKYAPSTAIESKKITSLIKTLGVVIAREELQFASPEQLVELRQKLTEALEVLNKP
- a CDS encoding ParA family protein, with translation MLTISILANAGGVGKSTLAIHLAYAVSRLGFSVALLDLDPQHSLDRFCGLPPAEAEHSMSQILGTKNFKGEWNLKPAWDGQVLVGQSHIDLAQVSSDLATRRRGSYTLRDRLQSHPIACDLLVLDCPATLGMLCENALGASDLVLVPVQLEPKSIGGAADLVAWCITASNELQLEPRPKIQGIVPSIYNKDAAIHRQYLEQLPEIAAQLDIQVYPPIRYSKEFVNTSAYGLPLYKYRPGHPACDDFEAITRDLVTILKKTHAQKVS